In Luteolibacter sp. Y139, the following proteins share a genomic window:
- a CDS encoding sugar porter family MFS transporter, with amino-acid sequence MDRRLFLWSIVAALAGFLFGFDTVVISGAEKKLQSLWDLSAVMHGLAMGSALWGTVLGSMVGGWPTDHFGRKKTLLWVGSLFLIGSLWSALTNEVYSFMVARFIGGIAIGISTVAAPLYISEISPPAHRGRLAGMFQFNIVFGILVAFGSNYLLAGLGENSWRWMLGVMAVPSVIYTLACLVIPESPRWLIARKGDRAQGEAVLKLIHPGASAAEIGVLADSMKPEGPRQTAGGFWSSRLKTPILLAFLIAFFNQLSGINAILYFAPRIFGMTGSENALAQSIGIGITNLIFTFVGLWLIDRLGRRTLLYIGSFGYILSLGLCATAFFTWAPQFRAASSAVDVKGAVDSLETANPARVAKMQEDLAKKKSALVAATAEPKSGATPVTLADDASPASVKAVANEVLSQSSKAAGSGGMMVLICIFAFIASHAIGQGAVIWVFISEIFPDRYRAAGQALGSATHWVFAAGLTTVFPLMMAKLAPGVVFLIFTGMMVLQLIWVKFMVPETKGVPLEEMEQKLGIR; translated from the coding sequence ATGGATAGGCGCCTCTTTCTTTGGTCCATCGTCGCCGCGCTTGCCGGCTTCCTCTTCGGCTTCGATACCGTCGTCATTTCTGGCGCGGAGAAGAAGCTGCAAAGCCTCTGGGATTTGAGTGCCGTGATGCATGGACTGGCGATGGGGTCGGCGCTGTGGGGGACCGTGCTGGGATCGATGGTTGGCGGCTGGCCGACCGATCACTTCGGGCGGAAGAAGACTCTGCTGTGGGTGGGGTCGCTGTTCCTGATCGGCTCGCTGTGGTCGGCCCTCACGAACGAGGTCTATTCCTTCATGGTCGCCCGGTTCATCGGCGGCATTGCGATCGGCATTTCGACGGTCGCGGCACCGCTCTACATCTCGGAGATCTCACCGCCGGCTCACCGCGGTCGGCTTGCGGGGATGTTCCAGTTCAACATCGTCTTCGGCATCTTGGTCGCCTTCGGGTCGAATTACCTGCTCGCGGGTCTCGGTGAGAACTCCTGGCGCTGGATGCTGGGCGTGATGGCAGTGCCATCGGTGATCTACACGCTGGCCTGTCTCGTCATTCCGGAAAGCCCGCGTTGGCTGATCGCTCGCAAGGGTGATCGCGCGCAGGGGGAAGCGGTGCTGAAGCTCATTCATCCTGGCGCCTCCGCTGCGGAGATCGGCGTTCTGGCGGATTCGATGAAGCCCGAGGGACCCCGGCAAACGGCGGGAGGGTTTTGGAGTTCGCGCCTGAAGACGCCGATCCTGCTGGCGTTCCTGATCGCTTTCTTCAACCAGCTCTCCGGGATCAATGCGATCCTCTACTTCGCCCCCCGCATCTTCGGGATGACCGGCAGCGAGAACGCGCTCGCGCAGTCGATCGGAATCGGGATTACCAATCTGATTTTCACCTTCGTGGGGCTTTGGCTGATTGACCGGCTCGGCCGCCGGACACTGCTCTACATCGGGTCATTCGGCTACATCCTCTCACTCGGCTTGTGCGCGACGGCCTTCTTCACGTGGGCTCCTCAATTCCGCGCGGCATCCTCTGCGGTCGATGTGAAGGGTGCGGTCGATTCGTTAGAGACGGCGAATCCGGCTCGCGTGGCAAAAATGCAAGAGGATCTGGCGAAGAAGAAGAGCGCGCTGGTGGCCGCAACTGCTGAGCCAAAGTCGGGAGCGACGCCGGTCACGCTGGCAGACGATGCTTCTCCTGCTTCGGTGAAAGCTGTGGCAAACGAAGTGCTTTCGCAGTCCTCGAAAGCTGCTGGTTCCGGCGGCATGATGGTCTTGATCTGCATCTTCGCGTTCATCGCTTCGCATGCCATTGGCCAGGGAGCTGTGATCTGGGTGTTCATTTCGGAAATTTTCCCGGATCGCTACCGTGCCGCGGGTCAGGCTCTCGGCAGTGCGACGCATTGGGTTTTTGCGGCGGGTCTGACCACCGTCTTCCCCCTGATGATGGCGAAGCTCGCGCCGGGTGTGGTGTTCCTGATCTTCACCGGAATGATGGTGCTTCAATTGATCTGGGTGAAGTTCATGGTGCCCGAGACCAAGGGCGTGCCGCTGGAGGAAATGGAGCAAAAGCTGGGGATCCGATGA